The Clostridiales bacterium genome segment ATTTGGTCAAATATGGCGGAAGGTTTTATCTAATTCATCAGGTAGAGAGGCTAAGCGAAATATTTCTTTATTTTCATAAACACAAATTTGAGCCCAAAAGGCTGAGATTTGTCCAGGGCAAAACAGGCCTAAGGCCTAACCTTGTCATGATAGAGGCGCATTCTTACGGCAACGCGGGACTTATCGTGGAAGAAAATTTGGTCTTATACGACCAAAACGGGCAAGAGACGCCCGAGCTAAAACAAATTTACGGCAGGATTGAAAAATGAAAGGCAAACTATATGTTACGGCGACCCCTATAGGCAACCTAAGCGAAATGAGCCCAAGAGCCATAGAGACATTAAAAAGCGTTGATTTTATTTTGTGCGAGGACACAACGCATAGCAAAAAACTCCTAAGGCATTTTGAAATCAGCACGCCGATCAAAAGCTATCACAAGTTTTCCGAAGCCAAGAGTATTCCCGATATAATCAACCAACTAAACGCAGGTCGCGACATAGCGCTTATTACGGACGCGGGCATGCCTACCATATCCGACCCGGGCGCAAGGCTTGTTAGCGCTTGCCACCAAAATAATATCCAAGTGCTTGTAATAAGCGGACCAAGCGCCGTAATCAACGCGGCGGCGCTTAGCGGCATGTGCGAAAATGGCTTTATCTTTATCGGTTTTTTGCCCGAGAAAAACAAAGAAAGGCAAAAAATATTGCAGCTATACGCGTATTTGCCCATACCTATGATTTTGTTTTCCGCCCCGCATAATATTCAAGACGACTTGCGATTTTTGTATGAAAATTTGGGCAGCCGCAAAATAGCTGTTATCAAAGAGATGACCAAGATGTTTGAGGAGATTGTGTTTATAAACCTTGAAGATTATCAAAAAATAGAGCCCAAAGGCGAGTATGTTTTGGTAATGGAGGGCAGCCCCCCAGAAAATCCGTTATTGGAATTATCAATTGAGGAGCATTTAAGATATTATTTGGACCAAGGCGAACCAAAAAAAGACGCTATCAAGAAAGTGGCGTCCGAGCGGAATTTAACCAAAAACGAAATTTACCAAATTGCCATAAAATTATAAAAACCTGACCAAAAAACACCCCGCCAAAACGCTTATCAAGCTTGACAAAAGCGCGACAGGCACGGCAAACCTTAGTTTACGCACCTTGCTGGAGGCGAAATAAACCCCGGCGACGTAAAAAACGGTCTCGGACGAGCCCATCATCACGCAGGCCGCTCTTGAGGCGTAGCTGTCGGGTCCGTGCTTGGTCATAATGTCGTTAAGAAGCGCCAGACTGCCCGAGCCGCTGAAAGGTCTTAGCAAGGTCAATTCGGCGAGTTCGTTCGGTATCCCCAGAAAATTAAAAACAGGCGACAGGACGCTAGCCAAATAATCCGTAACGCCGCTTAGCCTCAAAAGGTTGACAGCAATCATAATGGCCGCTATATAAGGGAAAATACCAATCCCCAGATTTACAGCGCCTTTTGCGCCCTCAGTAAAATAATCGTAAGCGGGGATGTTTTTGAAAGTTACTATCAAAAATAATATAAAAAATATAGCGGGCAAAATATAATCAGTCATATTTTTGGCGCCTTTTTTTGCGGTTTTTGATTTTGATAATGATTTTTACCAATAACACGGCGCTTAAAGTCGATAAAAACGATGTGATAATAGTGGGCAATATTATATCCGCGGGGCTTGCGCTTTTTAAAGCCGCCCTTAAAGAAATTATCGTGGTCGGCAATATTTGTATAGACGAAGCGTTAATTACAAACAGCATAATCATAGCATCGGTGGCGACGCCGCTATGGTCGTCCATGCTGTTAATTGCCTTAATGCCCATAGGCGTCGCGGCGTTGCCCATTCCGAGCAAATTGGCGGCGATATTCATGCTGATATATTGGGCTGTGGTATCCGAAACCCTGCCGAATAGGAAATATATCATAGGCCTTAGCCCTACCGACAACTTTTTGTTAAAGCCTGTTTGTTCTAAGATATTGAGAATGCCCAGCCAAATCGCGTATAGCGCCATAAGCGAAAAAGACAGCTTCAAAGCGTTGTTTACGGCGTCAATCATCCCTTCCAAAGTGTCTTGGGGCTTTGCAAAAAACATGGCGACAACGCCTATAAGCATCAATACCGACCAAATTTTGTTCATTGTAATATAATATGACCAAGCTTGTCTTGATATGAAAACCAAAAAAAGCATAATGTTTGGTTTGACCTTGGCGGTAATATTTTACAAAAAAATCCAAAAGATATATAATTAAAAGAAAATTAATTTAAAAAAGGTTTTATCATGAGCAAAAAATATTATATAACCACGCCGATTTATTATCCCAGCGGCAATTGGCATTTGGGACATTGTTATACTACCGTTTGTTGCGACGCGCTCGCGAGATTTAAGCGCCTTCAAGGCTATGATGTTTATTATCTAACCGGCACGGATGAACACGGGCAAAAGATACAAGAACGCGCGCGCCAGCATAATATAGAGCCCAAAGAGTTTGTTGACGGGCTAGTTAGCGATATCAAAAAATTATGGAAGCTTTTGGACATAAGCTATACCAAATTTATAAGAACAACCGACGACGAGCACAAGGCGGCGGTGCAAAAGATATTTAGCAAGCTGTATGAAAAGGGCGATATTTACAAATCGTCCTATGAAGGATGGTATTGCACGCCTTGCGAGTCGTATTGGACGCAAACCCAGTTAAAAGACGGCAAGTGTCCCGATTGCGGGCGCGAAGTAAAATTGACCAAAGAAGACAGCTACTTTTTCAGGCTGTCCAAGTATCAAGACAGGGTGGAAGAGCTTTTGACCAAAACTGAGTTTTTAGAGCCCAAGTCCCGAGTCAATGAAATGGTCAATAACTTTATAAAGCCCGGGCTCGCTGATTTGTCGGTTTCCCGCACGAGCTTTGATTGGGGCGTAAAAGTGCCTTTTGACAGCGACCATGTGATTTATGTTTGGATAGACGCGCTATCCAATTATATCACGGCGCTGGGCTATACATCGGATGATGAGAGCGATTTTGAGACCTATTGGCCCGCCGATTTGCATATGATGGGGAAAGAAATCATAAGGTTTCACACTATTATATGGCCGGCGATTTTGATGGCGCTTGAGCTGCCCTTGCCCAAAAAAGCCTTCGCTCACGGCTGGATTATGCTTGGCGGCGACAAAATGTCCAAGTCCAAAGGCAATGTGGTTGACCCTTTTATTTTGGTGGACAGGTACGGGCTTGACGCTGTCAGGTATTATCTTTTGACGGCGTTGCCCGCGGACGGAACGGACGGCGCATACACCAATGAGGCTTTTATCAAAAAGATAAATACCGACCTTGTCAACACTTTGGGCA includes the following:
- the rsmI gene encoding 16S rRNA (cytidine(1402)-2'-O)-methyltransferase, with the protein product MKGKLYVTATPIGNLSEMSPRAIETLKSVDFILCEDTTHSKKLLRHFEISTPIKSYHKFSEAKSIPDIINQLNAGRDIALITDAGMPTISDPGARLVSACHQNNIQVLVISGPSAVINAAALSGMCENGFIFIGFLPEKNKERQKILQLYAYLPIPMILFSAPHNIQDDLRFLYENLGSRKIAVIKEMTKMFEEIVFINLEDYQKIEPKGEYVLVMEGSPPENPLLELSIEEHLRYYLDQGEPKKDAIKKVASERNLTKNEIYQIAIKL
- a CDS encoding spore maturation protein: MTDYILPAIFFILFLIVTFKNIPAYDYFTEGAKGAVNLGIGIFPYIAAIMIAVNLLRLSGVTDYLASVLSPVFNFLGIPNELAELTLLRPFSGSGSLALLNDIMTKHGPDSYASRAACVMMGSSETVFYVAGVYFASSKVRKLRFAVPVALLSSLISVLAGCFLVRFL
- a CDS encoding spore maturation protein, which codes for MNKIWSVLMLIGVVAMFFAKPQDTLEGMIDAVNNALKLSFSLMALYAIWLGILNILEQTGFNKKLSVGLRPMIYFLFGRVSDTTAQYISMNIAANLLGMGNAATPMGIKAINSMDDHSGVATDAMIMLFVINASSIQILPTTIISLRAALKSASPADIILPTIITSFLSTLSAVLLVKIIIKIKNRKKRRQKYD
- the metG gene encoding methionine--tRNA ligase, with protein sequence MSKKYYITTPIYYPSGNWHLGHCYTTVCCDALARFKRLQGYDVYYLTGTDEHGQKIQERARQHNIEPKEFVDGLVSDIKKLWKLLDISYTKFIRTTDDEHKAAVQKIFSKLYEKGDIYKSSYEGWYCTPCESYWTQTQLKDGKCPDCGREVKLTKEDSYFFRLSKYQDRVEELLTKTEFLEPKSRVNEMVNNFIKPGLADLSVSRTSFDWGVKVPFDSDHVIYVWIDALSNYITALGYTSDDESDFETYWPADLHMMGKEIIRFHTIIWPAILMALELPLPKKAFAHGWIMLGGDKMSKSKGNVVDPFILVDRYGLDAVRYYLLTALPADGTDGAYTNEAFIKKINTDLVNTLGNLVSRTIAMTEQYFDGAIPSPEIEDEIDQDFANAVKNIYSKVTDLLEKIQINKALEEIILLTERANKYIDQTLPWVLAKDPDKKGKLKTVIYNLCECIRTVAVLLRPFLIKTPDKIFEQLGVNDEDLTALESAGQFPKKLAGCKVKKGEILFPRLKLEKELEELSKLC